Proteins encoded within one genomic window of Bacteroidota bacterium:
- a CDS encoding NifU family protein → MLINIYAEATPNPAAMKFVVNRYLLEEGSVEYTSKESAHNSPLAQQLFAFSGITSVFISSNFVTLSKSNDLDWYELIPIIRTFLKNFFENDEKVFTGPNQQVADPTIERTKTASAVETKIIEALEEYVKPAVEQDGGAIHFKSFEDGIVTVVMKGSCSGCPSSTVTLKSGIERLLKQLVPEVNEVVAEAL, encoded by the coding sequence ATCCTCATCAACATCTACGCAGAAGCGACACCAAATCCTGCGGCGATGAAATTTGTTGTTAATCGATATTTACTGGAAGAAGGCAGCGTTGAATATACTTCTAAAGAATCAGCGCATAATTCACCATTGGCTCAACAACTGTTTGCATTCAGCGGAATTACTTCTGTTTTTATAAGTTCAAACTTCGTAACACTTTCCAAATCGAACGATCTCGATTGGTATGAATTGATTCCTATCATCAGAACTTTTCTGAAAAACTTTTTCGAAAACGATGAAAAAGTTTTTACCGGACCTAATCAACAGGTTGCGGATCCAACAATTGAAAGAACAAAAACAGCTTCAGCAGTTGAAACAAAAATAATTGAAGCGTTAGAAGAATATGTAAAACCCGCAGTCGAACAAGACGGCGGTGCAATTCATTTTAAATCTTTTGAAGATGGAATTGTAACTGTTGTAATGAAAGGCTCTTGCAGCGGATGTCCATCATCAACCGTAACTCTTAAATCGGGAATTGAGCGATTACTTAAACAGTTGGTACCTGAGGTGAATGAGGTGGTTGCAGAAGCCTTGTAA
- a CDS encoding alpha/beta fold hydrolase, whose amino-acid sequence MKLYFKKVGEGKPLLILHGLFGIGDNWSTLSKAFAENGFCAYLIDQRNHGRSEHSFDFSYDFMANDLKILMQDENLNKADVIGHSMGGKTAMYFALEYPELINKMIVADISPAYYPQHHQSVLSALHSLNLNEIKSRKEAEEKLKESLNDDGTIQFLLKNLYWKTETQLDWRFGLQEIEENIEMVGEALPGTKVIEVPTLFLKGERSGYIQPEQEELIKTRFSNVKIETVPDAGHWVHAENPKAFLDMSLRFLLK is encoded by the coding sequence ATGAAACTATATTTTAAAAAAGTCGGCGAAGGAAAACCACTTCTGATCCTGCACGGATTGTTCGGAATAGGAGACAATTGGTCTACTTTGTCGAAGGCATTTGCTGAAAATGGTTTTTGTGCATATCTCATCGACCAGAGAAATCATGGCCGAAGTGAACATAGTTTTGATTTCTCCTATGATTTCATGGCGAACGATCTTAAAATTCTGATGCAGGATGAAAACCTGAACAAAGCAGATGTTATCGGCCATTCAATGGGTGGAAAAACTGCTATGTATTTTGCACTTGAATATCCGGAACTGATAAATAAAATGATCGTCGCTGATATTTCACCTGCTTATTATCCGCAGCATCACCAATCAGTTTTGTCTGCTTTGCATTCTCTTAATTTGAATGAGATAAAGAGCAGAAAGGAAGCCGAAGAAAAATTAAAAGAATCTTTAAACGATGATGGTACTATTCAATTCCTTCTGAAAAATTTATACTGGAAAACTGAAACACAACTCGACTGGCGTTTCGGTTTGCAGGAGATAGAAGAGAATATTGAAATGGTTGGTGAAGCTTTGCCCGGAACAAAAGTTATCGAAGTTCCTACTTTGTTTTTAAAGGGAGAACGATCTGGATACATTCAACCTGAACAGGAAGAATTAATAAAGACAAGATTTTCAAATGTGAAAATTGAAACTGTTCCTGATGCGGGGCACTGGGTACATGCGGAAAACCCGAAAGCGTTTTTGGACATGAGTCTCAGATTTTTATTAAAATAA
- the nadB gene encoding L-aspartate oxidase: MRRQVDFLIIGSGIAGLTFALKVAEFGKVLIITKANADETNTKYAQGGIAGVLQAPDSFEEHIKDTLIAGAGLCDEKVVRTVITEGADRIREIIDWGTRFDRDENGEYDLAKEGGHSANRVLHYKDATGNEIERALLAQIRSHPNISMYTHYFALDIITQHHLGEEVKRSNPDIQSFGAYALNLHTGEVETILSKITLVATGGSGQVYRSTTNPVIATGDGVGMVYRAKGIVKDMEFIQFHPTALYNPNEHPSFLITEAVRGMGGILKTKDGAEFMQNYDERKSLAPRDIVARAIDNEMKVRGEDFVYLDCRHIDREEFKSHFPNILAKCNTLGIDPFTAMIPVVPAAHYQCGGIVVDLDGKSSINNLYAAGECSCTGLHGGNRLASDSLLEALVYSHRAAADVIKRVGAIEFNTNVPEWDSEGTVQPNELVLITSNLRELQNVMSNYVGIVRSDQRLKRAMDRLRIIYGETEGLYERTIVSPRLCELRNLITVAYLIVKSAQARKESVGLHYSTDYPPVEKLIS; encoded by the coding sequence ATGAGGCGTCAGGTTGATTTTTTAATTATTGGGTCCGGTATTGCCGGTTTAACTTTTGCATTGAAAGTTGCTGAATTTGGTAAGGTTCTGATCATCACCAAAGCAAATGCTGATGAGACGAATACCAAATATGCACAAGGTGGAATAGCCGGTGTTTTACAAGCTCCCGATTCTTTCGAAGAACATATTAAGGATACATTGATTGCCGGTGCAGGTTTGTGCGATGAAAAAGTCGTGCGGACTGTGATTACCGAAGGTGCTGACCGTATCCGTGAGATCATCGATTGGGGAACGCGATTTGACAGAGATGAGAATGGTGAGTATGATCTTGCAAAAGAAGGCGGACATAGTGCAAACAGAGTTTTGCATTACAAAGATGCAACAGGAAATGAAATAGAACGTGCATTGCTTGCACAGATCAGAAGTCACCCGAATATTTCAATGTATACGCATTACTTCGCTCTCGATATTATCACTCAACATCATTTAGGCGAAGAAGTAAAACGGTCGAATCCGGATATACAAAGTTTTGGTGCATATGCACTCAATTTACATACCGGCGAAGTTGAAACAATTCTTTCTAAAATAACTTTAGTTGCAACAGGTGGTTCCGGACAAGTGTATCGTTCAACAACTAATCCAGTCATTGCAACCGGTGATGGAGTAGGAATGGTTTATCGTGCAAAAGGTATTGTGAAGGACATGGAGTTTATACAATTTCATCCGACAGCTCTATATAATCCGAATGAACATCCTTCATTTTTAATTACCGAAGCTGTCCGTGGAATGGGCGGTATACTGAAGACAAAAGATGGTGCAGAGTTCATGCAAAATTATGATGAAAGAAAATCACTTGCTCCACGAGATATTGTTGCCCGCGCGATCGATAATGAAATGAAAGTCCGCGGGGAAGATTTCGTTTATCTTGATTGCCGGCATATTGACCGTGAAGAATTCAAATCTCACTTCCCGAATATTTTAGCAAAATGTAATACACTTGGAATCGATCCTTTTACTGCAATGATCCCTGTTGTTCCTGCTGCTCATTATCAATGCGGAGGAATTGTAGTTGATCTTGATGGAAAAAGTTCGATCAATAATTTATATGCTGCAGGAGAATGTTCCTGCACAGGTCTGCATGGCGGAAATCGTCTTGCTTCGGATTCTCTGCTTGAAGCACTTGTGTATTCTCATCGCGCAGCAGCTGATGTTATAAAAAGAGTAGGGGCAATAGAATTTAATACAAATGTCCCTGAATGGGATTCAGAAGGTACAGTACAACCGAATGAACTTGTCTTAATCACTTCTAATTTGCGTGAATTGCAGAATGTGATGAGCAATTATGTTGGTATCGTGCGATCTGATCAGCGATTGAAACGGGCAATGGACCGATTGAGAATTATCTATGGTGAGACAGAAGGTTTGTATGAACGAACGATCGTTTCACCTCGCCTCTGTGAGTTGCGTAATCTGATCACAGTTGCTTATCTGATCGTGAAATCTGCGCAAGCAAGAAAAGAAAGTGTAGGACTACATTATTCAACCGATTATCCACCAGTCGAAAAATTGATCTCATGA
- a CDS encoding endonuclease yields the protein MRLRIILAVLCVVILSSAGAQKVNYKVGLLGFYNLENLFDTIDDPDINDAEYLPSGTKRYTSEIYWDKIGNLAKVLSQIGTDISPDGLSIIGHAEVENEAVLRDLVNHPLLKSRNYQIVHYNSPDVRGIDVAMLYNPKYFTVIGSETLFVPLFDTDGTPRFTRDILFVHGKYDGEDLFVMVGHWPSRRGGEEVSAPGRAKAAEVCRRKIDSLTAINPDTKIVLMGDLNDDPVSPSVAKVIGAKGNKDKVERGGMFNPWVEPYQQGIGTLAYNDSWNLFDQIMVSSGFLSKDQNGFFFRDAHIFSKPWMLQTDGKYKGYPKRTYDFDNYISGYSDHFPTYLVLLKKRQ from the coding sequence ATGAGATTAAGAATAATTCTCGCAGTTCTTTGTGTTGTGATTCTATCAAGCGCAGGAGCTCAGAAAGTAAATTATAAAGTCGGGCTTTTGGGCTTTTATAATCTGGAAAACTTGTTCGATACGATCGATGATCCTGATATTAATGATGCAGAATACTTGCCTTCTGGTACAAAAAGATATACGAGCGAAATTTATTGGGATAAGATCGGAAATCTTGCGAAAGTTCTTTCGCAAATTGGAACTGATATTTCTCCTGATGGTCTTTCTATCATTGGACATGCGGAAGTGGAAAATGAAGCTGTGTTGCGCGATCTTGTAAATCATCCATTGCTTAAGAGTCGTAATTACCAGATCGTCCACTATAATTCACCTGATGTCAGAGGAATTGATGTTGCAATGCTCTACAATCCAAAATACTTTACGGTAATAGGAAGCGAAACGCTCTTCGTTCCGCTTTTTGATACTGATGGAACTCCACGATTTACACGTGATATTCTTTTTGTACACGGTAAATATGATGGTGAAGATCTTTTCGTCATGGTTGGTCACTGGCCTTCACGTCGTGGCGGGGAAGAAGTAAGTGCTCCCGGTCGTGCGAAGGCAGCAGAAGTTTGCAGAAGAAAAATTGACTCTTTAACTGCAATAAATCCTGATACTAAAATTGTTCTGATGGGAGATTTAAATGATGATCCTGTTAGCCCAAGTGTCGCAAAGGTTATAGGCGCAAAAGGAAACAAAGACAAAGTTGAACGTGGTGGAATGTTTAATCCATGGGTTGAACCATATCAGCAAGGTATAGGAACACTTGCTTATAATGATAGCTGGAATTTGTTTGATCAGATCATGGTATCAAGCGGATTTTTAAGTAAGGATCAGAATGGTTTTTTCTTCAGAGATGCTCATATCTTCAGTAAACCCTGGATGTTGCAAACAGACGGCAAGTATAAAGGATACCCAAAACGAACTTATGATTTTGATAATTATATTTCAGGGTATAGCGATCACTTTCCTACTTATCTCGTTTTATTAAAGAAAAGGCAATAA
- a CDS encoding pyridoxine 5'-phosphate synthase, with protein sequence MTKLSVNINKIATLRNARGGNVPDLIKIAVDLEKFGAEGITIHPRPDERHIRRKDVYDLKPVVKTEFNIEGYPSKDFLQLIKEIKPAQATLVPDPPHVLTSNAGWNAREQKTFLQDCIAEIHSYGVRSSVFIDPDPEMMLHAKETGTSRVELYTEAYASHYSIDKAKAIAPYITAAKKAVELGLGINAGHDLSLENLKYFAQNIPQLLEVSIGHALISDALYFGLENTVQLYLRQLK encoded by the coding sequence ATGACGAAACTAAGTGTAAATATCAACAAGATCGCAACCCTGCGCAATGCACGCGGAGGAAATGTGCCTGACCTGATAAAAATTGCAGTTGACCTCGAGAAATTCGGTGCTGAAGGAATTACAATTCACCCACGCCCTGATGAAAGACACATTCGCAGGAAAGATGTGTATGATCTGAAACCTGTTGTTAAAACTGAATTCAATATCGAAGGCTATCCATCAAAAGATTTTTTGCAACTCATTAAAGAAATTAAACCTGCGCAGGCAACACTTGTTCCTGATCCGCCACATGTACTTACATCTAATGCAGGCTGGAACGCACGTGAACAAAAAACATTTTTGCAAGATTGTATAGCGGAAATTCATTCGTATGGAGTACGTTCTTCTGTTTTCATAGATCCGGATCCTGAAATGATGCTGCATGCAAAAGAAACCGGAACATCCAGAGTTGAATTGTATACTGAAGCTTATGCAAGTCATTATTCAATTGATAAAGCAAAAGCAATCGCTCCGTACATCACTGCTGCAAAAAAAGCTGTTGAACTTGGATTGGGAATTAATGCAGGACATGATCTGAGTCTGGAGAATCTGAAATATTTTGCGCAAAATATTCCACAGCTTTTAGAAGTTTCCATCGGACACGCTTTGATCTCTGATGCATTATATTTTGGTCTTGAAAATACTGTTCAACTATATTTACGTCAATTGAAATGA
- a CDS encoding deoxyhypusine synthase family protein, with amino-acid sequence MSKGPISQFMEKNYLHFNAAAMMDAAKGYVTHLDEGGKMMITLAGAMSTAELGISLAEMIRQDKVSIISCTGANLEEDIMNLVAHNHYKRVPNYRDLSPQEEWDLLENHYNRVTDTCIPEEEAFRRLQKHIFKVWNDAEKSGERYFPHEYMYKMLLSGDLKQYYEIDPKNSWMLAAAEKNLPIVVPGWEDSTMGNIFASYVIKGEMKATTMKSGIEYMVWLADWYRQNSGGKGVGFFQIGGGIAGDFPICVVPMMYQDLEWHDVPFWSYFCQISDSTTSYGSYSGAVPNEKITWGKLDIKTPKFIVESDASIVAPLMFGWVLGW; translated from the coding sequence ATGTCAAAAGGCCCAATATCACAATTCATGGAGAAAAATTATCTCCATTTCAATGCAGCTGCTATGATGGATGCTGCTAAAGGTTATGTTACTCATCTGGATGAAGGTGGTAAGATGATGATCACTCTTGCCGGTGCCATGAGTACTGCTGAGTTGGGTATCTCACTTGCTGAAATGATCCGTCAGGATAAAGTTTCGATCATCTCTTGTACTGGTGCGAACCTTGAAGAGGACATTATGAATCTTGTTGCACACAATCACTATAAACGAGTTCCTAATTACCGCGACTTAAGTCCGCAGGAAGAGTGGGATCTTTTAGAAAATCATTACAATCGTGTAACAGACACTTGTATTCCGGAAGAAGAAGCTTTTCGTCGTTTGCAGAAACATATTTTCAAAGTCTGGAACGATGCTGAGAAAAGCGGTGAACGATATTTTCCACATGAATATATGTACAAAATGTTGTTATCAGGTGATTTGAAACAATATTACGAAATCGATCCTAAAAATTCATGGATGCTTGCTGCAGCAGAAAAAAATCTGCCTATCGTAGTTCCGGGTTGGGAAGATTCTACAATGGGAAACATTTTTGCATCGTATGTGATCAAAGGAGAAATGAAAGCGACCACTATGAAAAGTGGTATTGAATATATGGTTTGGCTGGCTGACTGGTACAGACAAAATTCAGGTGGAAAAGGAGTTGGATTTTTTCAGATCGGTGGCGGTATTGCCGGTGATTTTCCAATCTGCGTTGTACCAATGATGTATCAGGATCTTGAATGGCATGATGTTCCATTCTGGTCTTATTTCTGTCAGATCAGCGACTCTACTACAAGTTACGGCTCTTATTCAGGAGCAGTTCCCAATGAAAAAATAACCTGGGGAAAACTCGATATCAAAACACCAAAATTCATCGTCGAATCGGATGCTTCTATTGTGGCGCCGTTGATGTTTGGGTGGGTTTTGGGGTGGTGA
- a CDS encoding CBS domain-containing protein gives MIAKELINDSYPPLKLSDTGLKALNWMEEFRLEHLPIVDGVNYIGLANEEDILKLSSLDQPLAIHKLPLIRPFVKFNKPVFEVVKIISKDKLTIIPVLDEADHYIGLITLADILKHYADSGIFEDAMGVIVLEVSAKSYSLSEIATLVEAEGAKIMSSYMTPNPENETFDLTLKINQQELSRILASFNRRGFYVKEFYHQSEFIDSMQSRYDSLMNYLGI, from the coding sequence ATGATTGCGAAAGAACTGATTAATGATTCATACCCACCTCTAAAACTGAGTGACACCGGTTTGAAGGCTTTGAACTGGATGGAAGAATTCCGCCTGGAACATTTACCTATTGTTGATGGCGTGAATTATATTGGACTTGCAAATGAAGAAGATATTTTAAAACTCAGTTCACTTGATCAGCCGCTTGCAATACACAAGCTTCCATTGATCAGGCCATTTGTGAAATTCAATAAACCTGTTTTCGAAGTTGTAAAAATAATTTCAAAAGATAAGCTTACTATCATTCCTGTTCTGGATGAAGCTGATCATTATATCGGCCTGATCACATTAGCTGATATTTTAAAACATTACGCCGACAGTGGAATCTTTGAAGATGCAATGGGTGTGATCGTACTTGAAGTAAGCGCAAAGAGTTATTCTTTGAGTGAGATAGCAACACTTGTTGAAGCAGAAGGTGCAAAGATCATGAGTAGTTATATGACACCAAATCCCGAAAATGAAACTTTTGATCTGACTTTGAAAATAAATCAGCAGGAGCTTTCAAGAATTCTTGCTTCATTTAACCGTCGCGGATTTTATGTAAAAGAATTTTATCATCAAAGCGAATTTATCGATAGTATGCAATCCAGATATGATTCACTTATGAATTACCTGGGGATATGA
- a CDS encoding TonB-dependent receptor, whose protein sequence is MSLIKKLLFTFIFLIPAFAFAQTGNIKGVLKDELNQPINKAKVMVQGTSIETQTDSTGSYELKGVPYGNQTIVVSDGNADLLTESIVVDKPSMDKTFVVVANPITETNDLPTISLADDEIRESASSNVSSVLSAGRDPFNSASSFVFSIARFRVRGYDGDNAPGYMNGAVVTDLANGRVEFNIWSGLNDVVRSRDNSLGLSPANFAFGGIGGGSSIDSRASKQRKQFSIAYASSNRVYDNRLVVTYGSGVSAKGWSYSVSGSRRWADEGYIPGTFYDGTSFFGSVEKSINKSHSLSLTAFGAQTKSGRSTAVVQEMYDLAGSNYYNPLWGYQDGKKRNASVGNNFQPIAILSHEWKFNEKSSLETAVAYQTGKNTISGIDWYNAADPRPDYYRYLPSFDPAYGDNPDAYAKDSTMLANLLSSNESMRQINWDKIYEANQLHDTAKYVISNRVTDADRFSFNSTFNSEINDKLTFTAGLSYQKQDLNYYKEVEDLLGGKYFVDLNQFADQTSIEDSSIVQNNLDNPNQRIGEGDRYGYDYVAHLQKTSLWAQGMWKYTKVDFFLAGQFTMDEFYRTGNVRNGVFADDSYGDSKKQSFTNPAFKGGVTYKYNGRNYFYVNGAYINRAPLFENTYVSPRTRALAVKDIKNEKITSVEGGYLFRAPRVKARATAYMTQFDDITDTRSFYHGDFKTFVNYTLTGISKTHSGLELAVDAQLGKGFSAAAVASIGQYIFSDRMNATITQDNKDTILAENEVVYSENLRVSGGPQSAYTLGLTYRSKQYWTVNVNFNYFDNIYTDFNPARRTLSALDLVDSNSPKFAQILGQEKRDGQFTMDVSAFYSWKLNNRFKSLKKNTFLVFNLGVTNILDNQELTSWSFEQLRFDNEEHDVNTFPAKYAYSFGASYFASITLRFN, encoded by the coding sequence ATGAGTTTAATCAAAAAACTACTTTTCACTTTTATCTTTCTAATTCCTGCATTTGCATTTGCGCAAACAGGTAATATAAAAGGAGTCTTAAAAGATGAATTGAATCAGCCTATCAATAAGGCCAAAGTGATGGTGCAAGGAACAAGCATCGAAACACAAACTGATTCTACCGGTTCTTATGAACTGAAAGGTGTTCCTTATGGAAATCAAACGATAGTTGTTTCTGACGGGAATGCAGACCTCCTGACTGAATCAATTGTTGTGGATAAGCCTTCGATGGACAAGACATTTGTTGTTGTTGCCAATCCGATTACAGAAACCAATGATCTTCCTACCATTTCTCTTGCCGATGATGAAATCAGAGAAAGTGCTTCATCCAATGTATCAAGTGTGCTTTCAGCAGGACGCGATCCATTCAATTCCGCTTCAAGTTTCGTTTTCAGCATTGCACGTTTCCGTGTCCGCGGATATGATGGCGATAACGCTCCCGGTTACATGAACGGGGCTGTTGTAACAGATCTTGCAAATGGCCGTGTTGAATTTAACATCTGGTCAGGATTAAATGATGTTGTTCGCTCACGTGATAATTCACTTGGATTAAGTCCTGCAAATTTTGCATTTGGCGGAATTGGCGGCGGTTCAAGTATTGATAGCCGTGCATCTAAGCAACGTAAACAATTTTCAATTGCATATGCTTCTTCAAACCGCGTTTACGATAATCGTCTTGTCGTTACATACGGTTCAGGAGTAAGCGCAAAGGGCTGGTCATATTCTGTATCAGGTTCACGTCGTTGGGCAGATGAAGGATATATTCCCGGAACATTCTACGATGGAACTTCATTCTTTGGTTCGGTAGAAAAAAGCATCAACAAATCTCATTCATTGTCACTGACAGCATTTGGTGCACAAACAAAATCAGGAAGAAGTACAGCAGTTGTTCAGGAGATGTATGACCTCGCAGGATCAAATTATTACAATCCACTTTGGGGATATCAGGACGGAAAGAAAAGAAATGCATCAGTTGGAAATAATTTTCAACCAATAGCTATTCTTTCTCACGAATGGAAATTCAACGAAAAGTCATCACTTGAAACAGCAGTTGCTTATCAAACAGGAAAAAATACAATTTCAGGAATTGACTGGTACAATGCCGCTGACCCAAGACCGGATTATTATCGTTACCTCCCAAGTTTTGACCCTGCTTATGGCGACAATCCGGATGCATATGCAAAAGATTCTACAATGCTTGCAAATTTGTTGAGCTCAAATGAATCAATGCGTCAGATCAACTGGGACAAGATATATGAAGCAAATCAACTTCATGACACAGCAAAATATGTTATTTCAAACAGAGTAACTGATGCAGACCGTTTTAGTTTTAATTCAACATTTAATTCTGAGATCAACGACAAGCTGACATTTACTGCGGGTCTATCATATCAGAAACAAGATCTGAATTATTACAAAGAAGTTGAAGATCTTTTAGGCGGAAAATATTTTGTAGATTTAAATCAGTTTGCCGATCAGACGTCAATTGAAGACTCTTCAATAGTTCAGAATAATCTTGACAATCCAAATCAGAGAATAGGAGAAGGTGATAGATACGGTTACGACTACGTAGCTCATTTGCAAAAAACATCACTTTGGGCACAGGGAATGTGGAAGTATACAAAAGTAGATTTCTTCCTTGCAGGACAGTTTACGATGGACGAATTCTATCGTACAGGTAATGTACGGAATGGAGTATTTGCTGACGACTCATATGGCGATTCAAAAAAACAAAGTTTCACAAATCCGGCATTCAAAGGCGGAGTGACTTATAAATACAATGGCCGGAATTATTTTTATGTGAACGGTGCTTATATTAACCGTGCACCTTTGTTTGAAAACACATACGTTTCACCACGTACACGTGCTCTTGCAGTGAAAGATATTAAGAATGAAAAGATCACATCTGTTGAAGGTGGATACCTTTTCCGTGCTCCAAGAGTAAAAGCCCGCGCTACAGCTTATATGACACAGTTTGACGACATCACAGATACCCGTTCTTTCTATCATGGCGACTTCAAAACTTTCGTAAACTACACTTTGACAGGAATTTCAAAAACTCATTCAGGTTTAGAACTTGCTGTTGATGCGCAATTAGGTAAAGGATTCAGTGCTGCTGCAGTAGCATCAATCGGTCAGTATATCTTCAGTGACCGTATGAATGCAACAATCACACAGGATAACAAAGACACAATATTAGCAGAGAACGAAGTTGTTTATTCAGAAAACCTTCGTGTATCAGGTGGTCCTCAATCAGCTTATACACTTGGATTGACTTATCGTTCAAAGCAATACTGGACAGTGAATGTTAATTTCAACTACTTCGATAATATCTATACAGATTTCAATCCGGCGCGCCGTACTTTATCAGCTCTTGATCTGGTAGACAGCAATTCACCGAAATTTGCACAGATCCTCGGACAGGAAAAACGTGATGGACAGTTTACAATGGATGTATCAGCATTTTATTCATGGAAATTAAACAACAGATTCAAATCACTTAAGAAAAACACATTCCTTGTATTCAATTTAGGAGTTACAAATATTCTTGACAATCAGGAATTGACATCATGGTCATTCGAACAATTACGTTTCGATAATGAAGAGCATGATGTTAACACTTTCCCTGCAAAATATGCATACTCTTTCGGAGCATCTTATTTTGCCAGCATTACATTGCGTTTTAATTAA
- the odhB gene encoding 2-oxoglutarate dehydrogenase complex dihydrolipoyllysine-residue succinyltransferase produces MSVVEMKVPSPGESITEVQIAKWIKKDGDYVEKDEELCEIDSDKATLTLNAEASGVIKILAKEGETIAVGSVVCSIDTEAKGEKPAAKTEEKVEAKVETKAESKPQSATKTKEEPVTVKKDQPVSEKTYAEGVPSVAAEKILREKGIAADKIEGTGKGGRITKADVLNPNIIDMSTRGGRNVRREKMTMLRKKVAERLVAVKQETAMLTTFNEVDMSAIMKIRKQYKDVFKEKHGVGLGFMSFFTKAVCEALLSFPAVNGQIDGTELVYHDYCDIGIAVSAPKGLMVPVIRNAESKSLAQIETAVNELATKARDGKITLEEMTGGTFTITNGGVFGSMLSTPIINPPQSAILGMHNIVERAVVVDGKIEVRPIMYVALSYDHRIIDGRESVGFLVKVKQMLENPTLMLFGGNDPNRTLLGL; encoded by the coding sequence ATGTCAGTAGTTGAAATGAAAGTACCAAGTCCGGGTGAATCAATAACGGAAGTACAAATTGCTAAATGGATCAAGAAAGACGGCGATTATGTTGAAAAGGATGAAGAGTTATGTGAGATTGATTCAGATAAAGCAACCTTGACTTTAAATGCAGAAGCTTCAGGTGTAATTAAGATCCTTGCAAAAGAAGGGGAGACAATTGCTGTAGGTTCAGTTGTTTGTTCAATTGATACGGAAGCAAAAGGTGAAAAGCCAGCCGCCAAAACCGAAGAAAAAGTTGAAGCGAAAGTTGAAACAAAAGCAGAATCAAAACCTCAGTCTGCAACTAAAACCAAAGAAGAACCTGTAACAGTAAAAAAAGATCAACCTGTTTCTGAAAAGACATATGCTGAAGGTGTTCCTTCAGTTGCTGCAGAAAAAATTCTTCGTGAAAAAGGAATTGCTGCTGACAAGATAGAAGGCACAGGTAAAGGCGGAAGAATTACAAAAGCAGATGTACTTAATCCGAATATCATTGACATGAGTACACGTGGCGGAAGAAATGTTCGTCGTGAGAAAATGACAATGCTTCGTAAAAAAGTTGCTGAACGTTTGGTTGCAGTGAAACAGGAAACTGCAATGCTCACAACATTCAACGAAGTTGATATGAGTGCCATTATGAAAATCAGAAAACAATACAAGGATGTTTTCAAAGAGAAGCATGGTGTAGGGTTAGGCTTTATGTCATTTTTTACAAAAGCTGTTTGTGAAGCATTGCTGTCATTTCCTGCTGTTAATGGACAAATTGACGGAACTGAACTTGTTTATCATGATTACTGCGATATTGGAATAGCGGTAAGCGCGCCGAAAGGTCTGATGGTTCCTGTGATCCGTAATGCTGAAAGCAAATCGCTTGCTCAGATTGAAACTGCAGTGAATGAACTTGCAACAAAAGCCCGTGATGGAAAAATTACTTTAGAAGAAATGACCGGTGGAACTTTTACCATAACTAACGGTGGTGTTTTTGGTTCAATGCTTTCAACACCGATAATCAATCCACCACAATCAGCAATTTTAGGAATGCACAACATAGTTGAACGTGCAGTTGTAGTTGATGGAAAAATTGAAGTGCGCCCAATCATGTACGTCGCCCTTTCATACGATCACCGCATCATCGATGGCCGCGAATCAGTAGGCTTCCTCGTTAAAGTAAAACAAATGCTGGAAAATCCGACTTTGATGCTGTTTGGCGGAAATGATCCAAATCGCACGTTACTCGGATTATAA